A stretch of the Streptomyces sp. NBC_01428 genome encodes the following:
- a CDS encoding ferritin-like domain-containing protein: protein MSKRDRTEEAELKALQAALAAEHAAVYGYGVVGGKIGEKRRSDARAAYDAHRARRDALVRAVKDLGGTPEAASAAYVLPFPVTDSPTAVRFAAELEERVAAVYSDLVRATTGDQRRTAAGALREAAVRAVRWNGESVAFPGLAERAGTPTPTASSPA, encoded by the coding sequence GTGAGCAAGCGGGACAGGACAGAGGAAGCCGAACTCAAGGCCCTGCAGGCCGCCCTGGCCGCCGAGCACGCCGCCGTGTACGGCTACGGCGTCGTCGGCGGCAAGATCGGCGAGAAGCGGCGGAGCGACGCCCGGGCGGCGTACGACGCCCATCGGGCACGCCGTGACGCGCTCGTGCGGGCGGTGAAGGACCTGGGCGGCACGCCCGAGGCCGCGTCGGCGGCGTACGTCCTGCCGTTCCCGGTGACGGACTCCCCCACCGCCGTCCGGTTCGCGGCCGAGCTGGAGGAGCGGGTGGCCGCCGTGTACTCGGACCTCGTCCGCGCCACGACGGGTGATCAGCGGCGCACCGCGGCCGGGGCGCTGCGCGAGGCGGCGGTCCGGGCGGTGCGCTGGAACGGCGAGAGCGTAGCCTTCCCTGGGCTCGCCGAGCGGGCGGGCACCCCGACGCCTACGGCGTCCTCGCCGGCGTAA